Proteins from one Deltaproteobacteria bacterium genomic window:
- the yedF gene encoding sulfurtransferase-like selenium metabolism protein YedF: MTTSNFVYYITSDKIGSQDQELGSRLMNTFFLKLVQAVKHPSHIILMERGVQLLLPESPSLDAMRVLQERGVEVLACQTCLDYYGIREKIGAGKISNMADIIEAMQAADKVIHL, translated from the coding sequence ATGACGACGAGCAACTTTGTTTATTACATTACCTCGGACAAGATCGGCAGCCAGGATCAGGAATTGGGCAGTCGGCTTATGAACACCTTCTTCTTGAAATTAGTCCAGGCGGTAAAGCATCCTTCTCATATAATCCTGATGGAACGAGGAGTTCAACTACTATTGCCGGAATCTCCTTCCCTTGATGCAATGAGAGTGCTGCAGGAAAGGGGCGTCGAAGTGCTTGCCTGCCAGACCTGCCTCGATTATTACGGCATAAGGGAAAAGATCGGGGCGGGGAAGATATCCAACATGGCCGATATAATCGAGGCGATGCAGGCTGCGGATAAGGTTATTCACCTGTAG
- a CDS encoding RluA family pseudouridine synthase yields the protein MKNIHSFQIDKEENGTRLDVFLASRPGLLSRAQIQKAIVGGHVHLNDLPAKAGQRLREGDRLVFEQPPATPYDVEPENIPLHVVYEDASLLVIDKPAGLVVHPAAGNYQGTLVHALLFHCRDLSGIGGVMRPGIVHRLDKGTSGLMVVAKSDAAHQGLAAQFKRHEVKKTYQALVYGDIKGEEGVIHAPVGRDTVDRKKMSTRTRRGKEARTCWRVSERYGSITLLQVVIETGRTHQIRVHLHHAGNPIVGDAVYGGAGRVKTLTDPLLKEKLKALTRPALHSSLLSFIHPVTAQPVSFSSPLPEDMLALCQFLRGDAH from the coding sequence ATGAAAAACATCCATTCCTTCCAGATAGATAAGGAGGAAAACGGCACCCGCCTTGATGTCTTTCTTGCGTCCCGCCCCGGCCTCCTGTCCCGGGCGCAGATTCAGAAAGCGATCGTTGGCGGGCATGTCCACCTTAACGATTTACCGGCCAAAGCGGGGCAGCGCCTGCGGGAGGGAGACCGGCTCGTTTTTGAGCAGCCGCCCGCAACGCCCTATGACGTCGAGCCCGAAAACATCCCCTTGCATGTTGTCTATGAAGACGCCTCTCTGCTGGTGATTGATAAACCGGCCGGGCTCGTCGTCCATCCGGCCGCGGGCAACTACCAGGGCACCCTGGTTCATGCCCTCCTCTTTCATTGTCGGGATCTTTCGGGGATCGGCGGCGTCATGCGGCCCGGGATCGTGCATCGTCTGGATAAAGGGACTTCGGGGCTGATGGTAGTGGCCAAGTCCGATGCAGCACACCAGGGGCTGGCGGCGCAGTTCAAAAGGCACGAGGTGAAAAAAACCTATCAGGCGCTCGTGTATGGCGATATTAAGGGTGAGGAAGGCGTAATCCATGCGCCCGTGGGACGCGATACGGTGGACCGCAAGAAGATGTCCACCCGTACCCGGCGCGGCAAAGAAGCCCGCACCTGCTGGCGGGTTAGTGAGCGGTACGGCTCCATTACGTTATTGCAGGTAGTTATTGAGACCGGGAGAACCCATCAGATAAGGGTCCATCTCCATCATGCCGGCAATCCCATCGTGGGAGACGCCGTTTATGGCGGCGCCGGCCGGGTAAAGACGCTCACCGATCCGCTGCTGAAGGAAAAATTAAAGGCGCTCACCAGGCCGGCCCTGCACTCCTCCCTGCTCAGCTTTATCCATCCGGTTACGGCCCAGCCGGTAAGCTTTTCATCCCCTCTGCCGGAGGACATGTTGGCCCTGTGCCAATTTTTGCGCGGCGATGCCCATTAG
- the selA gene encoding L-seryl-tRNA(Sec) selenium transferase: MKTTTDKKNSRLKNLPKIDELMLLLEKGGIFSQAPRDVVRSFCRQTVADLRQRILAAEVEEDYLLPNRETALANAAEQVITELLDLSRYRLRRVINATGIVIHTNLGRAPLCPEALARLMEVGENYSNLEFDLEKGQRGLRYDHVQRLLCVLTGAEDALLVNNNAAAVLLALNTLADGREAIVSRGELIEIGGEFRIPEVMEKSGARLREVGTTNRTRQADYEKAISAETGVILKVHTSNFRMVGFTEEAGLEELVALGKKHRVPVVDDLGSGCLIELDRYGQEREPTVQEVLAKDVDVVTFSGDKLLGGPQAGIILGKASVLQKIKRNPLNRALRIDKLTLAALEGTLLQYLTPAAAVKNIPVLKALTEPQAAVTRRARKLLTMLKETLPSGWAISLKKGYSLAGGGALPTREIPTALVALRAGQISAGRLETELRRLAVPILARIADDEVLLDLRTIGAEDLPLITEGLKIITEKMNLGTDFKSVPNMSGSGT; encoded by the coding sequence ATGAAGACAACAACTGATAAAAAGAATAGCAGACTTAAAAATTTGCCCAAGATAGACGAATTGATGCTCCTGCTGGAAAAGGGAGGCATTTTTAGCCAGGCGCCGCGGGACGTGGTGAGGTCTTTCTGCCGGCAAACCGTTGCCGATCTGAGGCAAAGAATTCTGGCGGCAGAAGTCGAGGAGGACTACCTCCTGCCGAACCGGGAAACGGCTCTGGCAAATGCAGCGGAACAGGTGATAACAGAGCTTTTAGATTTGAGCCGTTACCGGCTTCGTCGCGTGATAAACGCCACGGGTATCGTCATTCACACTAACCTCGGCCGGGCGCCCCTTTGTCCGGAGGCACTGGCCCGGCTGATGGAGGTGGGGGAAAACTATTCCAACCTGGAATTTGATCTGGAAAAAGGTCAGCGGGGACTGCGTTATGATCACGTGCAGCGCCTGCTCTGCGTATTGACGGGGGCGGAAGACGCCCTGTTAGTCAATAACAATGCCGCGGCGGTACTGCTGGCGTTGAACACCCTGGCCGACGGCCGGGAAGCCATTGTTTCCCGTGGGGAGTTAATTGAAATCGGCGGCGAGTTCCGTATCCCGGAGGTCATGGAAAAAAGCGGCGCCCGTCTGCGTGAGGTGGGGACAACCAACCGCACCCGGCAGGCGGATTATGAAAAGGCAATCAGTGCTGAAACCGGCGTAATCCTGAAGGTCCATACCAGCAATTTCCGCATGGTGGGATTTACCGAAGAAGCGGGACTGGAGGAACTGGTTGCGCTCGGGAAAAAACACCGGGTGCCGGTTGTTGACGACCTGGGGAGCGGTTGCCTGATCGAGCTGGACCGTTATGGCCAGGAGCGAGAACCCACCGTGCAGGAGGTGCTGGCCAAGGATGTAGATGTAGTAACGTTTAGCGGCGACAAGCTGCTGGGCGGCCCCCAGGCGGGCATCATCCTCGGGAAGGCATCAGTCCTGCAAAAGATCAAAAGAAATCCCCTCAATCGGGCGCTGCGGATTGATAAACTGACCCTGGCGGCTTTAGAGGGCACTTTGCTGCAATACCTGACGCCGGCAGCCGCCGTGAAAAATATCCCGGTGCTGAAGGCCTTGACGGAGCCGCAGGCGGCCGTGACCCGCCGCGCCCGGAAACTGCTGACCATGCTGAAAGAGACGCTTCCGTCCGGATGGGCGATTTCCCTCAAAAAAGGTTACTCTCTGGCCGGCGGCGGGGCGCTTCCCACGCGCGAAATTCCGACGGCCCTGGTTGCCTTGCGGGCCGGGCAGATATCCGCCGGCAGATTGGAGACCGAGCTCAGGAGATTAGCCGTCCCCATTCTGGCGAGAATCGCCGACGACGAGGTGCTGCTGGATTTAAGGACCATCGGCGCAGAAGACTTGCCGCTCATCACGGAAGGTCTCAAAATTATTACAGAAAAAATGAATTTGGGGACAGATTTCAAATCTGTCCCCAATATGTCCGGTTCCGGGACATGA
- a CDS encoding tautomerase family protein produces MNERGDTKMPLIIIEADEGRTIEQKRGLVKDITAAVCKNFNVPPDMVSIHIHEGKKENRAKAGKLASD; encoded by the coding sequence ATCAACGAGAGGGGGGACACCAAGATGCCGTTAATTATTATTGAAGCCGACGAGGGAAGAACCATCGAACAAAAGAGAGGGCTCGTCAAGGACATCACCGCCGCCGTTTGTAAAAATTTCAATGTCCCACCGGATATGGTCAGCATTCACATTCACGAAGGGAAAAAAGAAAATCGGGCGAAGGCGGGTAAGCTGGCCAGCGATTAA
- a CDS encoding amino acid synthesis family protein, whose product MEIRKIVTIVEDIYLDGEKRAAKPVRKAAVAAIIKNPYAGMFQEDLNALIDYSEDIGKVISDRAVEALGKDRDVQSYGKAAIVGEKGELEHAAALLHPKLGTPLRAACGGGKAIIPSVKKIGRMGDTIDIPLHFKDAAFVRSHFDGMTISVNDAPKADEILLAVAVTDGGRPHARVGGLKTSEAKKEDGLR is encoded by the coding sequence GTGGAAATTAGAAAGATTGTCACGATTGTGGAGGACATTTACCTGGACGGAGAGAAGCGAGCGGCAAAGCCCGTAAGAAAGGCGGCTGTGGCGGCGATCATCAAAAACCCCTATGCAGGTATGTTCCAGGAAGATTTGAATGCCCTGATTGATTACAGCGAGGATATCGGCAAGGTGATCTCCGATCGGGCGGTGGAGGCCCTCGGCAAGGACCGCGACGTCCAGAGTTATGGCAAGGCGGCCATCGTTGGCGAAAAGGGCGAGCTGGAACATGCGGCCGCGCTCCTCCATCCGAAATTGGGCACACCGCTGCGGGCAGCCTGCGGCGGCGGCAAGGCGATCATACCTTCCGTCAAGAAAATCGGCAGGATGGGCGACACGATAGACATACCGCTCCATTTCAAGGATGCCGCCTTTGTCCGTTCCCACTTTGACGGCATGACCATCTCCGTCAATGATGCGCCCAAAGCGGATGAAATCCTCCTCGCCGTAGCGGTGACCGACGGCGGCAGGCCCCATGCCCGCGTCGGCGGTCTCAAAACGTCAGAGGCCAAGAAGGAAGATGGATTGCGCTGA
- a CDS encoding TVP38/TMEM64 family protein — MKTNMMNRILLLSVIAAMVLAFRLTGAARYLDHETLRQGMESVGGLAPFVYMLIYALAPSLLLPGLPITIAGGVLFGPFWGVIYTTIGSTIGACLAFLVARYVAREWVEGKLLSPRWRRLDASAEQHGWKVVAFTRLIPLFPFNLLNYAFGLTRIKFLHYAVATFLCMLPACIAFIVFSSSLLDLLRGKVSLTFVAGLGLIILVSLLPLLCGRYKKKEGIHEYDREI, encoded by the coding sequence ATGAAGACGAATATGATGAACCGTATCCTGCTTTTGAGTGTAATCGCTGCCATGGTTCTTGCCTTCCGGCTTACAGGGGCCGCACGGTATCTGGATCATGAGACGCTCCGTCAAGGGATGGAGAGTGTCGGGGGCCTGGCGCCGTTTGTCTATATGCTCATCTATGCCTTGGCGCCGTCACTGCTGCTGCCCGGACTGCCTATTACCATTGCCGGCGGCGTTCTATTCGGTCCCTTCTGGGGTGTCATCTACACAACCATCGGTTCCACGATCGGGGCCTGTCTCGCCTTTCTTGTGGCCCGGTACGTCGCTCGCGAGTGGGTGGAAGGAAAATTGCTCAGCCCCCGATGGCGGCGTCTCGACGCGAGCGCCGAGCAGCACGGCTGGAAGGTGGTCGCCTTTACCAGGCTTATTCCGCTCTTCCCCTTCAACCTGCTCAATTATGCCTTCGGTCTCACGCGGATCAAATTCCTGCACTACGCCGTGGCCACCTTCTTGTGCATGCTTCCCGCCTGCATCGCGTTCATCGTCTTTTCCAGCTCCCTGCTGGATCTACTGCGGGGAAAGGTTTCCCTTACTTTCGTCGCCGGTCTGGGGTTGATAATCCTGGTCAGCCTGCTTCCATTGTTGTGCGGACGCTACAAGAAAAAGGAGGGAATTCATGAGTATGACAGAGAGATTTAG
- the arsS gene encoding arsenosugar biosynthesis radical SAM protein ArsS (Some members of this family are selenoproteins.), translating to MPFTFNFLPRKGGNKISPSFAQKLPVPLRAAGIETLQINVGYRCNLECQHCHVEAGPQRTEIMSKPVMGQCLQILQSHPIPIIDITGGAPEMHEDLPWFLQKCADLNRRLLVRTNAVILLEKGYEGFIDLYARCNVEVIVSLPHSEATMTDWQRGEGVFPRIIEALHRLNDRGYGQVNSGLIVNLVHNPGGADIPGPQACLENQYRKMLKEKHGVDFNQLFCITNMPIGRYLHYLQKTDDYEGYMNTLVNAFNPLALERVMCKRSLSVACDGSLYDCDFNQMIGLTTDHGVPDHISVFDFEKLSQREIVTGNHCYGCTAGAGSSCQGTVT from the coding sequence TTGCCTTTTACTTTTAACTTTTTACCGAGAAAAGGAGGAAACAAAATCAGCCCGTCTTTTGCACAAAAGCTCCCTGTTCCTCTAAGGGCTGCCGGGATCGAGACTTTACAGATAAATGTCGGCTACCGGTGTAACCTGGAATGCCAGCATTGTCATGTCGAGGCCGGGCCGCAGCGCACGGAAATAATGTCTAAGCCGGTTATGGGTCAATGTTTACAGATTTTACAATCCCATCCCATTCCCATCATAGACATTACCGGCGGAGCGCCCGAAATGCATGAAGACCTTCCCTGGTTCCTTCAGAAATGCGCTGATTTGAACCGCCGCCTGCTTGTGCGCACGAATGCGGTCATCCTGTTGGAAAAGGGATATGAAGGCTTTATTGATCTCTATGCACGGTGCAACGTGGAAGTCATCGTTTCCTTGCCCCATTCAGAGGCAACAATGACTGATTGGCAGAGAGGAGAAGGGGTATTCCCGCGCATCATTGAGGCGCTCCATCGGCTCAATGATCGCGGCTACGGACAGGTCAACAGTGGCCTGATTGTCAATCTGGTTCATAATCCCGGCGGGGCAGATATTCCTGGTCCGCAGGCCTGTTTGGAAAACCAGTATCGGAAGATGCTAAAAGAAAAACATGGGGTTGATTTTAATCAACTATTTTGTATCACCAATATGCCGATCGGTCGCTATTTGCATTATTTACAAAAGACGGACGATTATGAAGGCTACATGAATACTTTGGTTAATGCTTTTAATCCGCTGGCCCTGGAGAGGGTAATGTGTAAGAGAAGCCTTTCCGTCGCCTGTGATGGCAGTCTCTATGACTGTGATTTCAATCAGATGATTGGGTTAACCACCGATCACGGCGTACCGGATCATATTTCCGTCTTTGATTTTGAAAAGCTTTCCCAACGGGAAATCGTTACGGGCAATCACTGCTACGGATGCACGGCTGGTGCAGGAAGCTCGTGCCAGGGGACAGTGACTTGA
- a CDS encoding SpoIID/LytB domain-containing protein — translation MISVEPQIKVGICAGYEKVRIRFNGSFRQEGRPISGIIDLWTEAGQLRGVEESGQELHPGQQILAQPEEDTTFSISDVTIGVNFHWERRRQETFHGDLRVLALSDNTLAVINEIGLEEYLVSVIASEMSAAAPLEFLKAHAVISRSWLAAVLGRKDKKAPARQLEVSAGPPEGEIVRWYGREEHDNFDVCADDHCQRYQGLPEGQAERATEAVHATRGLFLIHGDEICDARYHKACGGLTEDFATAWEDEKVPYLTSVSDSANDYPPVRTDSEAEGWLCSSPDAYCNTSDRDILRQILPAFDQETLDFFRWQVVYSRPELEELIAAKTGRDVGTLLDLIPLARGPSGRIFRLQIRGRKASFIVGKELEIRRALSKSHLLSSAFTVSVERDPAGIPQRFTLRGAGWGHGVGLCQIGAAVMATRGFTAPEILRHYFRGAALQKLY, via the coding sequence ATGATCAGTGTTGAGCCGCAGATCAAGGTCGGTATCTGCGCAGGATATGAAAAGGTCAGGATCAGATTCAACGGTTCCTTTCGTCAGGAGGGCCGCCCGATCTCCGGGATAATAGACCTGTGGACGGAGGCCGGCCAGCTTAGAGGCGTTGAGGAAAGCGGTCAGGAGTTACACCCCGGGCAGCAGATTCTTGCCCAACCCGAAGAGGACACGACCTTCAGCATCAGCGATGTGACGATCGGCGTCAATTTCCACTGGGAACGCCGGCGGCAGGAGACATTCCACGGCGACCTGCGGGTGCTGGCATTATCCGACAATACGCTGGCTGTCATTAACGAGATCGGCCTGGAGGAATACTTGGTAAGTGTGATCGCCTCGGAGATGAGCGCCGCGGCGCCGCTCGAATTCTTGAAGGCCCATGCCGTTATTTCCCGCAGTTGGCTTGCGGCCGTGCTGGGGCGGAAGGATAAAAAAGCTCCTGCGCGACAATTAGAGGTTTCTGCAGGGCCGCCGGAGGGGGAAATCGTCCGCTGGTACGGGCGGGAAGAGCACGATAATTTTGACGTTTGCGCCGACGATCATTGTCAGCGGTATCAAGGTCTCCCGGAGGGCCAGGCCGAAAGAGCCACGGAGGCGGTGCACGCAACGCGCGGTCTCTTTCTCATCCATGGTGATGAGATATGTGATGCCCGTTACCACAAGGCTTGCGGGGGACTGACGGAAGATTTCGCTACCGCCTGGGAAGATGAAAAGGTGCCCTACCTGACTTCCGTTTCCGATTCGGCGAACGATTATCCGCCCGTGCGGACCGACAGTGAGGCGGAAGGCTGGTTATGTTCCTCGCCTGATGCCTACTGCAACACCAGTGATAGAGACATCCTACGGCAGATTCTCCCCGCTTTCGACCAGGAGACGCTGGACTTCTTCCGGTGGCAGGTGGTGTACAGCCGGCCGGAGCTGGAGGAACTGATCGCGGCAAAAACAGGCCGCGACGTGGGGACGCTATTGGATCTGATTCCCCTGGCGCGCGGACCTTCGGGGAGGATATTCCGCTTGCAGATCCGAGGCCGAAAGGCATCCTTCATTGTGGGCAAGGAGTTGGAGATCCGGCGGGCGCTGTCCAAAAGTCATCTGCTCAGCAGCGCCTTTACCGTGTCGGTGGAACGAGATCCTGCCGGTATCCCGCAGCGTTTTACCCTGCGGGGCGCCGGTTGGGGGCATGGGGTCGGCTTGTGCCAGATCGGGGCAGCCGTCATGGCCACCCGGGGATTTACCGCCCCGGAAATTCTGCGGCACTATTTTCGCGGTGCTGCTCTGCAGAAACTTTATTAA
- a CDS encoding rhodanese-like domain-containing protein translates to MFTKKSYWLMVPAVVFFFTLAGNALAAWGTAELDTEKVAVTFAREVERGGYKIVSTEELKQWIDRKKDMLIVDTMPYEASYKKEHIPGAVQIEFPIPEMAKMDDAMKANLEKLLGSNKDRVIVFYCGFVKCTRSHNAAMWAVKLGYKNVYRQPGGIKAWKEAEYPVEKVN, encoded by the coding sequence ATGTTTACAAAGAAAAGCTATTGGCTGATGGTTCCGGCGGTTGTTTTCTTTTTTACTTTGGCAGGCAATGCTTTGGCGGCCTGGGGAACAGCGGAATTAGATACGGAGAAGGTCGCCGTAACCTTTGCCCGGGAAGTGGAGCGGGGCGGATACAAGATCGTCTCTACAGAAGAACTCAAGCAGTGGATTGACCGGAAAAAGGACATGCTGATCGTGGACACGATGCCCTATGAAGCCAGCTATAAAAAGGAGCACATCCCCGGAGCGGTACAGATCGAGTTTCCGATTCCGGAAATGGCGAAAATGGATGATGCCATGAAGGCCAATCTGGAAAAACTCCTGGGATCGAACAAGGACCGTGTGATTGTGTTTTATTGCGGCTTCGTTAAATGTACCCGAAGCCATAACGCAGCCATGTGGGCCGTGAAGCTCGGGTACAAAAATGTCTATCGCCAGCCCGGCGGAATTAAGGCCTGGAAAGAGGCTGAATATCCTGTCGAGAAGGTAAACTGA
- a CDS encoding (Fe-S)-binding protein, which yields MNTILEEISAKCTRCTVCQQDCAFLRKHGTPGELAQSYDPDEKSCQVLPFECSLCQLCAVVCPEKLKPSDMFMEMRREKMRRDPLGYPEHTGYLAYEKRGVSQRFSYYSLPENCDTVFFPGCTLAGTRSDKTLKIYEHLRKEIPSLGIVLDCCLKISHDLGREDYFRAMFGKMKDYLVQSGVKNVVVACPNCQRIFSACGEELTVSSVYEIMDKHSLPVTEKVEGAVTIHDPCPLRFSPEVQLSIRSLVAKMGLTIEEMPHQGESTLCCGEGGLVSRLSPELAGNWGDMRKAEAGGRRIITYCAGCTNHLSGRTPTSHIVDLLWEPQAAMAGNVGITKAPITYLNRLKLKRTFQQRDIAQITAPITRERTFTGDAGT from the coding sequence ATGAACACAATTCTGGAAGAGATTAGCGCCAAGTGTACCCGCTGTACCGTCTGTCAGCAGGACTGCGCCTTCCTGCGGAAGCACGGCACCCCCGGCGAGCTGGCTCAATCCTATGACCCGGACGAAAAAAGCTGTCAGGTCCTGCCCTTCGAATGCAGTCTCTGTCAGTTGTGCGCCGTCGTTTGTCCGGAAAAGCTGAAGCCCAGCGATATGTTTATGGAAATGCGCCGGGAAAAGATGCGGCGCGATCCCTTGGGATACCCGGAACATACGGGCTATCTGGCATACGAAAAACGCGGAGTTTCTCAACGTTTCAGCTATTATTCTCTTCCGGAAAATTGTGACACCGTATTTTTCCCAGGCTGTACCCTCGCTGGCACGCGGTCCGATAAAACACTTAAAATCTATGAGCACTTAAGAAAAGAAATACCGAGTCTCGGCATCGTTCTCGATTGCTGTCTGAAGATATCCCACGACTTGGGCCGGGAGGATTATTTCCGTGCCATGTTCGGGAAGATGAAGGATTATCTTGTGCAAAGCGGCGTGAAAAATGTCGTCGTTGCCTGCCCGAACTGTCAACGCATCTTCAGCGCCTGCGGGGAGGAACTGACGGTGAGCAGCGTTTATGAAATCATGGATAAACATTCGTTGCCGGTTACGGAAAAGGTGGAAGGCGCCGTGACGATCCATGATCCCTGTCCCCTGCGGTTTTCACCGGAGGTTCAACTCTCAATCCGCAGTTTGGTCGCGAAGATGGGGCTGACCATCGAGGAGATGCCCCACCAGGGGGAATCCACCCTCTGTTGCGGGGAAGGCGGTCTTGTCTCCCGTCTGTCGCCGGAACTGGCTGGGAATTGGGGAGATATGCGGAAGGCAGAAGCGGGAGGTAGAAGGATAATCACCTATTGCGCCGGCTGTACCAATCATTTGAGCGGGCGCACGCCGACAAGCCACATAGTTGACCTTTTGTGGGAACCGCAGGCCGCGATGGCCGGGAATGTGGGAATTACGAAGGCCCCTATTACATATCTGAATCGTCTGAAACTGAAAAGAACATTCCAGCAGCGGGACATCGCCCAGATCACCGCTCCGATCACGCGCGAAAGAACCTTCACGGGAGACGCGGGGACATGA
- a CDS encoding radical SAM protein — protein sequence MILIHPPVAKPGEPPAGIARLAGALNRQGIPCLVLDANIEGLFYLMQQPVDASDTWSRRAIHHRSEHIAALQDQKIYQSPARYARAVSDLQRLLAVSCRESRTTVGLTDYQNEFLSPVRSADLLQAAANFQENPFYPYFKMRLPDLIEQGKMGMVGISLNYLSQALCAFALIGYIRTEHPGMKVILGGGLVTSWLQRPGWINPFGELVDHLIAGPGEHPLLKLLGRKQIEGGAGRPDYSSLPLHDYLAPGFILPYSAANGCYWGQCSFCPETAEDNPYRPLPPQQVMIELNELIRERQPVLLHLLDNAISPALLRALTEESPGVPWYGFVRVGRELANDDFCLALKRSGCVMLKLGLESGDQGVLKALNKGIEIEMTSQVLKSLARAGIAAYVYLLFGSPPETKSEARRTLDFVVRHRAEITFLNLAIFNMPICGPEAADYANEQFYAGDLSLYTDFQHPRGWDRKSVRHFLDNEFKRHSAVAAILKRNPPVFTSNHAAFFVRGTQF from the coding sequence TTGATTCTTATCCACCCTCCCGTGGCGAAACCAGGCGAGCCCCCGGCCGGTATCGCCAGACTTGCCGGGGCGCTGAACCGTCAGGGCATACCGTGCCTGGTACTGGATGCCAACATCGAAGGACTGTTCTATCTCATGCAGCAGCCCGTTGATGCATCGGACACTTGGAGCCGCCGGGCCATCCATCATCGGTCGGAGCACATCGCCGCGCTGCAAGACCAGAAAATCTACCAATCTCCGGCCCGGTATGCCCGGGCCGTCAGTGACTTGCAGCGCCTCCTCGCTGTTTCATGCCGGGAAAGCCGGACCACGGTCGGGCTGACAGATTATCAAAATGAGTTTCTATCTCCCGTCAGGAGCGCCGATCTGCTCCAGGCCGCCGCCAATTTTCAGGAAAATCCGTTTTACCCTTATTTCAAAATGCGCTTGCCGGACCTGATCGAGCAGGGGAAGATGGGGATGGTCGGGATTTCCCTTAATTATTTGAGCCAGGCCCTGTGCGCCTTTGCCCTGATCGGCTATATCAGGACGGAGCATCCCGGAATGAAGGTGATACTGGGAGGAGGACTCGTAACTTCCTGGCTGCAAAGACCGGGCTGGATAAATCCCTTTGGCGAGCTCGTGGACCACTTGATCGCGGGGCCGGGGGAGCATCCCTTGCTTAAATTGCTGGGCAGAAAGCAGATAGAAGGAGGTGCGGGTAGGCCGGATTACAGTTCCCTGCCTCTGCATGATTATCTGGCGCCTGGATTCATTCTTCCCTACAGTGCGGCAAACGGCTGCTATTGGGGGCAATGTTCTTTTTGTCCGGAAACAGCCGAAGACAATCCCTATCGGCCCCTTCCCCCGCAACAGGTAATGATCGAGCTGAATGAGCTGATCAGGGAACGGCAGCCCGTCCTGCTCCACCTGCTCGACAACGCGATTAGCCCGGCGCTCTTGCGCGCCCTGACGGAAGAATCTCCCGGTGTACCCTGGTATGGATTTGTGAGAGTCGGCAGGGAGCTCGCTAACGACGATTTTTGCCTGGCCCTGAAACGCTCTGGATGCGTAATGCTCAAACTTGGTTTGGAGTCCGGCGACCAGGGGGTTCTCAAGGCCCTGAACAAGGGTATTGAAATAGAGATGACTTCCCAAGTGCTGAAAAGTCTTGCCAGAGCAGGGATTGCGGCGTACGTTTATCTGCTGTTCGGCTCTCCGCCGGAGACGAAGTCAGAAGCGCGGCGGACACTCGATTTTGTCGTCAGGCACCGGGCGGAGATAACTTTTTTGAACCTCGCCATCTTCAACATGCCGATCTGCGGACCGGAAGCGGCTGATTATGCAAACGAACAATTTTATGCCGGCGACCTGTCCCTCTATACGGATTTTCAACATCCCCGCGGCTGGGACAGAAAATCGGTGCGGCATTTCCTGGACAATGAATTCAAGCGCCACAGCGCCGTTGCGGCAATCCTGAAACGCAATCCGCCGGTTTTTACCTCCAACCACGCCGCCTTTTTTGTCCGAGGCACACAATTTTGA
- the pgeF gene encoding peptidoglycan editing factor PgeF: MSSFRFYRRGALEYLEALPLAECDFLVHAFLTRLGGVSEGSFAGLNFSYREGDRPEDVASNWRLLTEAFELDLPQFVLMRQMHGDRIVTIDSKEPGIIATSPLIPTEAHVCDALVTNRPEIAIGVRTADCVPLFLVDRVKRVIGVVHAGWRGTALNIAGQAVDVFVERFSSQPGDILAAIGPAIGPCCYEVDAAVYEALKVYPAAGRAPFVHPGVSKDRWMLDLALVNRTQLEQHGVPVENIFSGSHCTSCRSDIFFSHRRDCGRTGRHFSFMMLKAR; encoded by the coding sequence TTGTCGTCATTCAGATTTTACCGCCGGGGAGCCCTTGAATATCTGGAGGCGCTGCCGCTCGCGGAGTGCGATTTTCTCGTTCATGCCTTTCTTACCCGGTTGGGCGGCGTCAGTGAGGGCAGTTTCGCCGGTCTTAATTTCAGTTACCGGGAAGGAGACCGGCCTGAAGACGTGGCGTCAAACTGGCGGCTGCTGACCGAAGCCTTCGAACTTGACCTGCCGCAGTTTGTGTTGATGCGCCAGATGCACGGCGACCGAATTGTCACGATTGACAGTAAGGAGCCCGGAATTATTGCTACTTCTCCCTTGATTCCCACGGAGGCGCACGTCTGCGATGCTCTGGTAACTAACCGGCCGGAGATCGCCATCGGAGTCAGGACTGCCGATTGCGTGCCTCTTTTCCTCGTTGATCGTGTCAAACGCGTGATTGGCGTCGTGCATGCAGGTTGGCGGGGGACGGCTCTGAACATTGCGGGCCAGGCGGTAGATGTCTTCGTGGAACGCTTCTCCTCGCAGCCCGGCGACATTCTGGCGGCGATCGGTCCGGCAATCGGTCCCTGCTGCTACGAGGTTGATGCCGCCGTTTACGAGGCGCTCAAAGTTTATCCGGCAGCAGGGAGGGCGCCTTTTGTCCACCCTGGCGTGTCAAAGGACAGATGGATGCTGGATCTGGCCCTGGTAAACAGAACCCAACTGGAACAGCACGGCGTCCCGGTGGAGAATATCTTTTCCGGTAGTCATTGCACCTCATGCCGGAGCGACATCTTTTTTTCCCACCGGCGTGATTGCGGCCGGACGGGACGGCATTTTAGCTTCATGATGTTGAAGGCCCGATAA